From the Paludibacterium paludis genome, one window contains:
- the glmS gene encoding glutamine--fructose-6-phosphate transaminase (isomerizing), translating into MCGIVGAIAARNVVPVLVDGLKRLEYRGYDSAGIAVLSGDAIRRVRRVGRVAEMENAAAAESLEGFLGIGHTRWATHGGVTEPNAHPHVSHGQVAVVHNGIIENHEEQRERLKALGYVFESQTDTEVIAHLVHYYYQNHKDLFAATRAAVRELTGAYAIGVIAVDRPDELITARMGCPLLIGLGEGENFIASDVSAILSATRRVVFLEEGDLARITRDEVRIVDLNDAPVERKIHLSDVSLASLELGPYSHFMQKEIHEQPKALSDTIEAVLDNGFVPALFGEKAEALLPGVEGIKILACGTSYYAGLTAKYWIESIAGIQCDVEIASEYRYRDAWADPRHMVVTISQSGETLDTMEALKYAKHLGHTVALSICNVRESAIPRASELVFYTRAGAEIGVASTKAFSTQLVALFALAVTMGKVKGRVTAEQEAGYLDALRHLPGSVQHALNLEPQIRAWADLFAAKNDALFLGRGLHYPIALEGALKLKEISYIHAEAYPAGELKHGPLALVDENMPVVVIAPNDSLLEKVKSNMQEVRARGGELFVFADLDSHFSESEGVHVIRTPRHVGILSPMVHVIPVQILAYHVALARGTDVDKPRNLAKSVTVE; encoded by the coding sequence ATGTGTGGAATTGTCGGGGCGATTGCCGCCCGCAATGTGGTGCCGGTACTGGTCGATGGGCTCAAGCGCCTGGAGTATCGGGGTTATGATTCCGCCGGCATCGCCGTGTTGTCCGGCGACGCGATCCGCCGTGTGCGCCGGGTAGGCCGCGTGGCGGAAATGGAGAACGCGGCGGCGGCGGAGAGTCTTGAGGGTTTTCTGGGGATCGGCCATACCCGCTGGGCGACGCACGGCGGCGTTACCGAGCCGAATGCCCATCCCCATGTGTCGCATGGCCAGGTGGCGGTGGTGCACAACGGTATCATCGAGAACCATGAAGAGCAGCGCGAGCGCCTCAAGGCGCTGGGCTATGTCTTCGAATCGCAGACCGATACCGAGGTGATCGCCCACCTCGTTCATTACTACTATCAGAACCACAAGGATCTCTTCGCGGCGACGCGCGCCGCGGTGCGCGAATTGACCGGTGCGTACGCGATCGGCGTGATCGCCGTGGACCGTCCGGACGAGCTCATCACCGCTCGGATGGGGTGCCCACTGCTGATCGGCCTGGGCGAAGGCGAGAACTTCATTGCTTCGGACGTCTCCGCCATCCTGTCCGCCACGCGCCGCGTGGTGTTCCTGGAAGAGGGCGATCTGGCCCGCATCACGCGCGATGAGGTGCGTATCGTCGATCTGAACGACGCGCCGGTCGAACGCAAGATTCACTTGTCCGATGTGTCGCTCGCCTCGCTGGAACTGGGGCCGTACAGCCACTTCATGCAGAAGGAAATCCACGAGCAGCCGAAGGCGCTGTCCGATACCATCGAAGCGGTGCTGGACAACGGTTTTGTTCCCGCCCTGTTCGGCGAGAAGGCCGAGGCCCTGCTGCCCGGTGTGGAAGGCATCAAGATCCTGGCCTGCGGCACCAGCTATTATGCGGGTCTGACCGCCAAATACTGGATCGAGAGCATCGCCGGCATCCAGTGCGATGTCGAGATCGCCAGCGAATACCGCTATCGCGATGCCTGGGCGGATCCGCGCCACATGGTGGTCACGATCTCCCAGTCCGGCGAAACTCTGGATACCATGGAAGCGCTCAAGTACGCCAAGCACTTGGGGCATACCGTGGCGCTGTCGATCTGCAATGTGCGCGAAAGCGCCATTCCCCGTGCTTCCGAACTGGTGTTCTACACCCGGGCCGGCGCCGAGATCGGCGTGGCGTCGACCAAGGCGTTCAGCACCCAGCTGGTGGCGCTGTTCGCTCTGGCGGTGACGATGGGCAAGGTCAAGGGCCGGGTGACGGCGGAGCAAGAGGCCGGTTACCTTGATGCCCTGCGACATCTGCCGGGTTCGGTGCAGCATGCGCTCAACCTCGAGCCGCAGATCCGCGCCTGGGCGGATCTCTTCGCCGCCAAGAACGACGCCTTGTTCCTTGGCCGTGGTCTGCACTATCCGATCGCCCTGGAAGGCGCGCTCAAGCTGAAGGAAATCTCCTATATCCACGCCGAAGCGTATCCGGCGGGGGAGCTCAAGCATGGTCCGTTGGCCCTGGTCGATGAAAACATGCCGGTGGTGGTGATCGCGCCGAACGACTCGCTTCTGGAGAAGGTCAAGTCGAACATGCAGGAAGTGCGCGCGCGTGGCGGCGAGCTGTTTGTTTTCGCGGATCTTGACAGCCATTTCTCGGAGTCCGAAGGCGTGCATGTCATCCGCACCCCGCGCCATGTCGGCATTCTGTCGCCGATGGTGCATGTGATTCCGGTGCAGATTCTGGCCTACCACGTTGCCCTGGCGCGCGGCACCGATGTCGACAAGCCCCGCAACCTCGCCAAATCGGTGACGGTGGAGTAA